In one Oryza glaberrima chromosome 2, OglaRS2, whole genome shotgun sequence genomic region, the following are encoded:
- the LOC127763138 gene encoding monosaccharide-sensing protein 2-like, with protein sequence MRGAVVAAAAAAVGNMLQGWDNATIAGALLYMRRDLPALQAHPALQGLVVATSLIGATIVTTFSGPLSDSRGRRPMLIASALLYSLAGLLMLWSPNVPILLLARLVDGFAIGLAVTLVPVYISETAPPDTRGLLNTLPQLTGSTGMFLSYCMVFLITLAPIPNWRLMLGVLLLPALLYLLLTIFFLPESPRWLVSKGRMKEARTVLQMLRGRQDVSAEMALLVEGLTTGRDTAIEEYVVGPTDEAKVTLYGGMSSGLAPGSMFGSAVTLASRQGSMLDHLKDPVVALLDSLHDMNPPAGGTTDVPNLGSMIGVHDRPPIDWDEENSGDDDGDIAAPLLTMEGEAATSTVGIGGGWQLAWKWTEGVAADGTRQSTVKRMYLHEEQAEGVHAAALVSQSALCTKQEAEAEVEGGWREVLEPGGVRHALVCGVAIQILQQFSGISGVLLYTPQILEQAGVGVLLSRLGLRDDSASILISGVTTLLMLPSIGVAMRLMDVSGRRSLLLWTIPLLVASLAVLVAASVAPMAAAAHAAVCTGSVVVYLCCFVMGFGPIPNILCAEIFPTRVRGLCIAICSLAFWLADIAVTYTLPVMLASLGLAGLFAIYAAVCCVALVFVALRVPETKGLPLEVIIDFFNVGAKGTLPNLHDDDDHY encoded by the coding sequence ATGAGAGGCGcggtagtggcggcggcggcggcggcggtcggcaaCATGCTTCAGGGATGGGACAacgccaccatcgccggcgcTCTCCTCTACATGAGGAGGGACTTGCCGGCGCTCCAAGCCCACCCCGCACTCCAGGGTCTGGTCGTCGCCACCTCCCTCATCGGCGCCACCATCGTCACCACCTTCTCCGGCCCGCTCTCCGACTCCCGAGGCCGACGCCCCATGCTCATCGCCTCCGCGCTGCTCTActccctcgccggcctcctcatGCTATGGTCTCCCAACGTCCCCATCCTCCTACTCGCGCGCCTTGTCGACGGCTTCGCCATCGGCCTCGCCGTCACGCTCGTCCCCGTCTACATCTCCGAGACGGCGCCGCCCGACACCCGCGGCCTGCTCAACACGCTGCCGCAGCTCACCGGCTCCACCGGCATGTTCCTCTCCTACTGCATGGTCTTCCTCATCACGCTCGCGCCCATCCCCAACTGGCGCCTCATGCTCGGTGTCCTCCTCCTGCCTGCTCTCCTCTACCTCCTCCTCACCATCTTCTTCCTGCCGGAGTCGCCGCGCTGGCTCGTCAGCAAGGGAAGGATGAAGGAGGCCAGGACCGTGCTCCAGATGCTCAGGGGACGCCAGGACGTGTCCGCCGAGATGGCGCTCCTCGTCGAGGGGCTCACCACCGGACGCGACACGGCCATCGAGGAGTACGTCGTCGGCCCAACGGACGAGGCCAAGGTCACGCTTTACGGCGGGATGTCCTCGGGGTTGGCGCCAGGCAGCATGTTCGGCAGCGCCGTCACGCTGGCATCGCGACAGGGCAGCATGCTCGACCACCTCAAGGACCccgtcgtcgccctcctcgACAGCCTCCACGACATGAACCCCCCCGCCGGTGGCACTACTGACGTCCCCAACCTCGGCAGCATGATCGGCGTCCACGACAGGCCGCCCATCGACTGGGACGAGGAGAACTccggggacgacgacggtgacatcgccgcgccgctgctAACCATGGAGGGCGAGGCCGCGACGAGCACGGTGGGCATCGGCGGCGGGTGGCAGCTGGCGTGGAAGTGGACGGAGGGCGTCGCGGCGGACGGGACGAGGCAGAGCACGGTGAAGAGGATGTACCTGCACGAGGAGCAGGCGGAGGGGGtgcacgcggcggcgctggtgagCCAGTCGGCGTTGTGCACCAagcaggaggcggaggcggaggtggagggtgGGTGGCGGGAGGTGCTGGAGCCCGGCGGCGTCCGGCACGCGCTGGTGTGCGGCGTGGCGATCCAGATCCTGCAGCAGTTCTCGGGCATCAGCGGCGTGCTCTTGTACACGCCGCAGATACTGGAGCAGGCCGGCGTGGGCGTGCTGCTCTCCAGGCTGGGCCTGCGCGACGACTCCGCCTCCATCCTCATCAGCGGCGTCACCACGCTGCTGATGCTGCCCAGCATCGGCGTGGCCATGCGGCTCATGGACGTGTCCGGGCGGCGGAGCCTGCTCCTGTGGACGATCCCGCTGCTGGTGGCGTCGCTGGCGGTGCTGGTGGCGGCGAGCGTGgcgccgatggcggcggcggcgcacgcggcggTGTGCACGGGGAGCGTGGTGGTGTACCTGTGCTGCTTCGTCATGGGGTTCGGCCCCATCCCCAACATCCTGTGCGCCGAGATATTCCCCACGCGCGTGCGTGGCCTCTGCATCGCCATCTGCTCGCTCGCCTTCTGGCTCGCCGACATCGCCGTCACCTACACCCTCCCCGTCATGCTCGCCtccctcggcctcgccggccTCTTCGCCATCTACGCCGCCGTCTGCTGCGTCGCGCTCGTCTTCGTTGCGCTGCGGGTGCCCGAGACCAAGGGCCTCCCGCTCGAGGTCATTATCGACTTCTTCAACGTCGGAGCCAAAGGGACCCTACCAAACCTCCACGACGATGACGACCACTATTAA
- the LOC127763150 gene encoding homoserine kinase yields MAAAAAAAAAPSPAPCFPSTRHTLPGLVSVRVSRRVKVAVAVADPAPAFNSVTAFAPATVANLGPGFDFLGCAVADASLSLGDTVTATLDPSLPPGTVAIASVTSPSRPTLADRLSRDPLRNCAGVAAIAALRALDVKSHAVSIHLTKGLPLGSGLGSSAASAAAAAKAVDALFGSLLHQDDLVLAGLESEKAVSGFHADNIAPAILGGFVLVRSYDPFHLIPLSSPPALRLHFVLVTPDFEAPTSKMRAALPKQVAVHQHVRNSSQAAALVAAVLQGDATLIGSAMSSDGIVEPTRAPLIPGMAAVKAAALEAGALGCTISGAGPTAVAVIDGEEKGEEVGRRMVEAFANAGNLKATATVAQLDRVGARVISTSTLE; encoded by the coding sequence atggcggcggcggcggcggcggcggcggcgccctctccGGCTCCCTGCTTCCCTTCCACCCGCCACACGCTGCCTGGGCTCGTATCTGTCCGCGTCTCTCGGAGAGTCaaagtcgccgtcgccgtcgccgaccccgCTCCGGCCTTCAACTCCGTCACGGCCTTCGcgcccgccaccgtcgccaacCTCGGCCCGGGATTCGACTTCCTCGgctgcgccgtcgccgacgcctccctctccctcggcgACACCGTCACCGCTACCCTCGACCCCTCCCTGCCCCCCGGCACCGTCGCCATCGCATCCGTCACCTCCCCCTCCCGCCCCACCCTCGCCGACCGCCTCTCCCGCGACCCCCTCCGCAACTGCGCCGGAgtcgccgccatcgctgccCTTCGCGCCCTCGATGTCAAGTCCCACGCCGTCTCCATCCACCTCACCAAGGGCCTCCCCCTCGGCTCCGGCCtcggctcctccgccgcctccgccgccgccgctgccaaggCCGTTGACGCCCTCTTCGGCTCCCTCCTACACCAAGATGACCTCGTCCTCGCGGGCCTCGAGTCCGAGAAAGCCGTCAGTGGCTTCCACGCCGACAACATCGCCCCGGCCATCCTCGGCGGCTTCGTCCTCGTCCGCAGCTACGACCCCTTCCACCTCATCCCGCTCTCCTCCCCACCTGCCCTCCGCCTCCACTTCGTCCTCGTCACGCCCGACTTCGAGGCGCCCACCAGCAAGATGCGTGCCGCGCTGCCCAAACAGGTGGCCGTCCACCAGCACGTCCGCAACTCCAGCCAAGCGGCCGCGCTTGTCGCCGCTGTGCTGCAAGGGGACGCCACCCTCATCGGCTCCGCAATGTCCTCCGACGGCATCGTGGAGCCAACCAGGGCGCCGCTGATTCCTGGCATGGCTGCGGTCAAGGCCGCGGCGTTGGAAGCTGGGGCATTGGGCTGCACCATCAGTGGAGCAGGGCCAACTGCTGTGGCTGTCATTGACGGGGAGGAGAAGGGCGAGGAGGTTGGCCGGAGGATGGTGGAGGCATTCGCCAATGCCGGCAATCTCAAAGCAACAGCTACTGTTGCTCAGCTCGATAGAGTTGGTGCCAGGGTTATCTCTACCTCCACTTTGGAGTAG
- the LOC127763163 gene encoding RING-H2 finger protein ATL80-like → MRVLVHSAESPVTPAAAISIDSDMVVILASLLCALICVAGLALVARCACRRRGAATTTTTTTTTPAATSPAPKGLKKKAIDALPTVSFALKQQQQAECAICLAEFAAGEELRLLPHCGHAFHVSCIDTWLGTHATCPSCRATVGTSTLFLPLPGRCRRCGEVDLPTLHDFSTATATAHHNTPP, encoded by the coding sequence ATGCGAGTTCTCGTCCACTCCGCCGAGTCCCCGGTaacaccggcggcggccatctccATCGACTCGGACATGGTGGTCATCCTGGCCTCCCTCCTCTGCGCCCTCATCTGCGTCGCCGGCCTGGCCCTCGTGGCCCGCtgtgcctgccgccgccgaggcgccgctaccaccaccaccaccaccactactacacCGGCTGCTACATCCCCTGCACCCAAAGGCCTGAAGAAGAAAGCCATCGACGCGCTCCCCACCGTGTCCTTCGCactcaagcagcagcagcaggcggagTGCGCCATCTGCCTGGCTGAGTTcgccgcgggggaggagctACGCTTGCTGCCGCACTGCGGCCACGCCTTCCACGTCTCCTGCATCGATACGTGGCTGGGGACCCACGCCACCTGCCCCTCCTGCCGCGCCACCGTCGGGACTAGTACATTATTCCTCCCTCTCCCCGGCCGCTGCCGGAGGTGCGGGGAGGTCGACCTGCCCACGCTGCACGAtttctccaccgccaccgccaccgcccaccacaACACACCTCCCTAG
- the LOC127763164 gene encoding probable phospholipase A2 homolog 1, protein MAHQPIANSPSHPILTTMPPRSPLLALVFLAAGVLSSATSPPPPPCSRSCAALNCDSVGIRYGKYCGVGWSGCDGEEPCDDLDACCRDHDHCVGKNGLMSVKCHEKFKNCMRKVKKAGKIGFSRKCPYEMAMATMTSGMDMAIMLSQLGTQKLEL, encoded by the exons ATGGCCCACCAACCAATCGCAAATTCACCATCCCATCCAATCTTGACGACGATGCCGCCGAGATCGCCGCTTCTCGccctcgtcttcctcgccgccggcgtcctaTCCTCGGCcacctctccgcctccgccgccgtgcagCCGCTCGTGCGCCGCCCTCAACTGCGACT CCGTAGGGATCCGGTATGGCAAGTACTGCGGCGTTGGCTGGAGCGGCTGCGATGGAGAGGAGCCCTGCGATGACCTCGACGCCTGCTGCCGCGACCACGACCACTGCGTCGGCAAGAACG GTCTGATGAGTGTGAAATGCCATGAGAAATTCAAAAACTGCATGAGGAAGGTAAAAAAGGCTGGCAAGATTGGCTTCTCTAGGAAATGCCCGTACGAGATGGCTATGGCAACAATGACCTCAGGGATGGACATGGCCATCATGCTCAGTCAGTTGGGCACCCAGAAGTTGGAACTGTAG
- the LOC127763140 gene encoding calcium-dependent protein kinase 6 → MGNYYSCGASSTSSPTSPSLVDYYYCYHRYPSSCSSTSTATSSGGRMPIRSHQQRLSSPTAVLGHETPALREVYTVGRKLGQGQFGTTYLCTQVSTGAEYACKSIAKRKLLSPEDVEDVRREIQIMHHLAGHGSVVTIQGAYEDNLYVHIVMELCEGGELFDRIVERGYFSERKAAEITRVIVGVVEACHSLGVMHRDLKPENFLLKESSSSSSLKAIDFGLSVFFKPGQVFSDVVGSPYYVAPEVLCKHYGPEADVWTAGVIVYILLSGVPPFWAETQQGIFDAVLRGSLDFDSDPWPTISDSAKDLIRRMLRSPPRERLTAHQVLCHPWVCDDGVAPDRPLAPAVLSRLKQFSAMNRLKKMALRVIARNLSEEELAGLKEMFKAMDTDASGAITFDELKEGLRRYGSNLREAEIRDLMDAADVDKSGTIDYDEFIAATVHLNKLEREEHLLAAFAYFDRDGSGYITVDELEHACRDHNMADVGIDDIIREVDQDNDGRIDYGEFVAMMKKGAIDIIGNGRLTIGRPTTATSDDPSPTISSSSR, encoded by the exons ATGGGCAACTACTACTCGTGCGGCGCCTCGTCCACGTCCAGCCCGACCTCACCGTCCTTGGTcgactactactactgctatcATCGGTATCCAAGCAGTTGCAGTAGTACAAGCACAGCAACAAGTAGCGGGGGGAGGATGCCGATCCGCAGCCACCAGCAGAGGCTGTCGTCCCCGACGGCGGTGCTGGGGCACGAGACGCCGGCGCTGCGGGAGGTGTACACGGTGGGGCGGAAGCTGGGGCAGGGGCAGTTCGGGACGACGTACCTGTGCACGCAGGTGTCGACGGGGGCGGAGTACGCGTGCAAGTCGATCGCGAAGAGGAAGCTGCTGAGCCCGGAGGACGTGGAGGACGTGCGGCGGGAGATACAGATAATGCACCACCTGGCGGGGCACGGGAGCGTGGTGACCATCCAGGGCGCGTACGAGGACAACCTGTACGTGCACATCGTGATGGAGCTGTGCGAGGGCGGGGAGCTGTTCGACCGCATCGTGGAGCGCGGCTACTTCTCGGAGCGCAAGGCCGCGGAGATCACGCGCGTCATCGTCGGGGTGGTGGAGGCGTGCCACTCCCTGGGCGTCATGCACCGCGACCTCAAGCCCGAGAACTTCCTCCTCAAggaatcctcctcctcctcctcgctcaaGGCCATCGACTTCGGCCTCTCCGTCTTCTTCAAGCCCGGGCAGGTGTTCAGCGACGTGGTGGGGAGCCCCTACTACGTGGCGCCGGAGGTGCTGTGCAAGCACTACGGCCCCGAGGCGGACGTGTGGACGGCGGGCGTCATCGTCTACATCCTCCTCAGCGGGGTGCCCCCCTTCTGGGCGGAGACGCAGCAGGGCATCTTCGACGCCGTCCTCCGGGGATCCCTCGACTTCGACTCCGACCCATGGCCCACCATCTCCGACAGCGCCAAGGACCTCATCCGCCGCATGCTCCGCTCCCCGCCCAGGGAACGCCTCACCGCCCACCAGGTGCTTTGCCACCCCTGGGTctgcgacgacggcgtcgcccCCGACCGCCCCCTCGCCCCCGCCGTCCTCTCCCGCCTCAAGCAGTTCTCCGCCATGAACAGGCTCAAGAAGATGGCGCTGCGTGTCATCGCCCGGAACCTCTccgaggaggagctcgctgGCCTCAAGGAGATGTTCAAGGCCATGGACACCGACGCCAGCGGCGCCATCACCTTCGACGAGCTCAAGGAAGGACTCCGCAGATACGGCTCCAACCTCAGGGAGGCTGAGATCAGGGATCTCATGGACGCC GCCGACGTTGACAAAAGCGGCACCATCGACTACGACGAGttcatcgccgccaccgtccacCTCAACAAGCTGGAGCGCGAGGAGCACCtgctcgccgccttcgcctaCTTCGaccgcgacggcagcggctacATCACCGTCGACGAGCTCGAGCACGCCTGCAGGGACCACAACATGGCCGACGTTGGCATCGACGACATCATCCGCGAAGTCGACCAAGACAAC GACGGCCGCATCGACTACGGCGAGTTCGTCGCAATGATGAAGAAGGGCGCTATCGATATCATCGGCAACGGAAGGCTCACCATTGGAAGGCCAACTACGGCTACTTCCGACGATCCTTCTCCAACAATCTCTTCTTCCTCTAGATGA